The Bosea sp. AS-1 region GCGAGGCGACGGCCGACCGCAAGAAGGTCGACAACGCCGCGGGCGATCTCGCCCTCATCGCCGGCCAGAAGCCGGTCATCACCAAGTCCCGCCTGGCTATCGCCGGCTTCAAGCTGCGCGAGAACATGCCGGTGGGCTGCAAGGTCACGCTGCGCAAGACGCGGATGTACGAGTTCGTCGACCGGCTCGTCACCATCGCGCTTCCGCGGGTGCGCGACTTCCGGGGCCTGAACCCGAAGTCGTTCGACGGGCGCGGCAATTTCGCGCTCGGGATCAAGGAGCACATCGTGTTCCCCGAGATCAACTACGACAAGGTCGACCAGGTCCTGGGCATGGACGTGATCGTCTGCACGACTGCGAAGTCGGACGACGAGGCACGCGCCCTGCTCAAGCACTTCAACTTCCCGTTCCGGCAGTGAACTGACCGTTCAAACGCGGAAACCAGGAGAGATCGATGGCTAAGAAAAGCTCCGTCGAGAACAACGAGCGTCGCAGGAAGCTGGTGA contains the following coding sequences:
- the rplE gene encoding 50S ribosomal protein L5; the encoded protein is MAEAQQAALSPRMKKHYEDVVRPAMIKEFGYKNAMEVPTIEKIVINMGVGEATADRKKVDNAAGDLALIAGQKPVITKSRLAIAGFKLRENMPVGCKVTLRKTRMYEFVDRLVTIALPRVRDFRGLNPKSFDGRGNFALGIKEHIVFPEINYDKVDQVLGMDVIVCTTAKSDDEARALLKHFNFPFRQ